Proteins from one Impatiens glandulifera chromosome 2, dImpGla2.1, whole genome shotgun sequence genomic window:
- the LOC124924045 gene encoding pentatricopeptide repeat-containing protein At3g09040, mitochondrial has translation MMSLSFKATHFRFLSQSTSPPRPHPYRRPPLHKTSPGWWWWWCFFRHQTNIAAAIPQQQDKSLHVINHLYSNLLGICREHSKHVQSRKLFDEIPERPIIAALKAGRIVHAKSVKLGFRLNGHLGNAILDLYAKCGHVSFALEAFHELEIRDLQAWNSVLAMFSRLGRLEQVLGHFGSMRGVVMPDQFTFAFVSSACAGLKDVEYGKQVHCNVLKLGLASSSFCEGSLIDMYAKCGRLTDARQILDASEALDNVSWTAMISGYVRVGFLEESLKLFECMQKKRGLVPDHVVFVTVMNACITLGKLDDAYQMFAKMNNPNVVAWNVLISGNTKRGLESEAVKIFQDMRKADVRSTRSTLGSILSSIASLENIDLGLQVHSHAIKEGLAFNIYVGSSLINMYSKCRKMEDAKKVFDLLDEKKKNVVLWNAILAGFAQNEYSVEVIELFLEMRNSGGFHAADDFTFTSVLSACGSLENLELGRQLHACTVKKNLAAANLFVGNALVDMYGKCRNLTEARRQFELIPDRDNVSWNAIIVGYVQEEEAAEAFKLFRRMRLEGIAPDEVSLTGIANACANLQAINTGKQVHCLSVKLGLENGLYCGSSLIDMYCKCGAMEDAYGILNRMPKLNVPAINALIGGYSKSLDLEKAVNLLYVMRDEGLKPSEITYACLVDSIDGGPSSLHFGKQMHCVILKAGFLSDADYIGVSLVSMYLNCGEFLDARNAFLGFPNPKSLVLWTCVISGHAQNNCCEVAIELYHRMRNWNVMPDQATFASVLKACSSLAVLRGGEEIHSIVFHTGFDSDTLIASALIDMYAKCGELRSSMQVFAEMETKTSVVQWNSMIVGFAKNGYADDAFRLFGEMREANVEPDEVTFLGILTACSHTGRVSEGREVFEIMTKQYGMRPSSEHCACMIDILGRSGNLDEALELIENLEFAPGVMMWSSFLAACRMHGDDARGKVAAEKLIELEPGSSSPYVLKSHLYAASENWEGVNSIRKRMREKGASKFPGYSRVSSKF, from the coding sequence atGATGAGCTTGTCATTCAAAGCAACCCATTTTCGGTTCCTCTCCCAGTCGACCTCGCCGCCAAGACCTCATCCTTACCGGCGGCCGCCACTGCATAAAACAAGCCcagggtggtggtggtggtggtgcttCTTCCGTCACCAAACCAATATTGCAGCAGCAATCCCACAACAACAAGACAAATCTCTCCATGTGATCAATCATTTATACAGTAATCTTCTGGGCATATGCAGGGAACATTCCAAACATGTCCAGTCCCGCAAGCTGTTCGATGAAATTCCTGAAAGACCTATTATTGCCGCTCTAAAGGCTGGTAGAATAGTACACGCAAAGAGTGTCAAGCTAGGATTTCGACTCAATGGACATTTGGGAAACGCTATACTCGATTTGTATGCCAAATGTGGACACGTGTCTTTTGCACTTGAGGCTTTTCACGAGCTTGAGATCAGAGATTTGCAGGCATGGAATTCAGTTCTCGCAATGTTCTCAAGGCTCGGACGCTTGGAGCAGGTCCTTGGCCACTTTGGGTCCATGCGCGGGGTGGTGATGCCGGACCAGTTCACGTTTGCTTTCGTTTCATCCGCTTGTGCTGGACTGAAAGATGTTGAATATGGGAAACAAGTCCATTGCAATGTTCTCAAGCTGGGTCTTGCTTCCAGTTCCTTTTGTGAAGGGTCTCTTATTGATATGTATGCAAAATGCGGCCGTTTGACTGACGCCCGACAGATTCTCGATGCTTCAGAAGCTTTGGACAATGTTTCTTGGACGGCCATGATTTCGGGGTACGTCCGAGTTGGTTTTCTTGAGGAATCGCTCAAGCTGTTCGAATGTATGCAGAAGAAAAGAGGTCTCGTACCAGACCATGTCGTATTTGTTACTGTCATGAATGCCTGCATAACATTGGGGAAACTAGATGATGCATACCAAATGTTTGCCAAAATGAATAACCCAAATGTTGTAGCATGGAATGTCTTGATTTCTGGAAATACTAAACGAGGTCTTGAAAGTGAAGCGGTTAAAATATTTCAAGACATGAGGAAAGCTGATGTTCGGTCGACAAGGTCCACACTGGGTAGCATTTTGAGCTCCATTGCAAGCTTGGAGAATATTGACCTTGGTTTGCAGGTTCACTCTCACGCCATCAAAGAAGGTCTAGCTTTTAACATTTATGTGGGGAGTTCTTTGATTAACATGTACTCCAAATGCAGAAAAATGGAAGACGCCAAAAAAGTATTTGATCTTCtcgatgagaagaagaagaatgtagTGCTGTGGAATGCAATACTGGCCGGTTTTGCACAAAATGAATACTCGGTTGAAGTCATTGAGCTATTTCTGGAGATGAGAAACTCGGGGGGATTTCACGCCGCCGACGATTTCACGTTTACAAGCGTCCTCAGCGCATGCGGTAGCTTAGAAAATCTAGAATTGGGACGCCAGTTACATGCTTGCACCGTCAAGAAAAACCTCGCTGCTGCAAACTTATTCGTGGGAAACGCGTTGGTCGATATGTATGGTAAGTGCAGGAATCTGACAGAAGCAAGACGCCAGTTTGAGCTAATTCCAGATCGCGATAATGTTTCTTGGAATGCGATTATCGTGGGGTACGTACAAGAAGAAGAGGCGGCGGAGGCTTTCAAATTGTTCCGGAGAATGAGGTTAGAAGGGATTGCACCGGATGAAGTGAGCTTAACCGGTATAGCTAACGCCTGTGCGAATCTTCAAGCAATCAATACAGGAAAACAGGTGCACTGTTTATCTGTGAAACTCGGTTTAGAAAATGGACTTTACTGCGGGAGCTCTCTAATAGACATGTATTGTAAATGTGGAGCCATGGAAGATGCATATGGAATTCTCAACCGCATGCCCAAATTGAACGTGCCTGCGATAAATGCTTTAATCGGTGGATATAGTAAGTCATTGGACTTAGAAAAGGCGGTGAATCTTCTTTATGTGATGCGGGATGAAGGCTTGAAACCCTCTGAAATCACATATGCATGTCTAGTAGATTCGATTGACGGAGGACCTTCTTCCTTGCATTTTGGAAAACAGATGCATTGTGTTATCCTGAAAGCCGGGTTTTTGTCTGATGCTGATTATATTGGCGTATCCCTTGTTAGCATGTACTTGAATTGCGGAGAGTTTCTGGATGCCAGAAATGCGTTCCTAGGGTTCCCGAATCCAAAGAGTTTAGTCCTATGGACTTGTGTTATATCAGGGCATGCTCAAAACAATTGCTGTGAGGTAGCAATAGAGCTTTATCATAGAATGCGGAACTGGAACGTGATGCCCGACCAGGCAACATTCGCCAGCGTCCTGAAAGCGTGCTCGTCTTTAGCCGTCCTGAGGGGGGGTGAAGAGATACACTCTATTGTTTTCCACACCGGTTTTGACTCCGACACTTTGATTGCTAGTGCGCTGATAGACATGTACGCCAAATGTGGAGAACTGAGAAGCTCCATGCAGGTTTTCGCAGAGATGGAGACTAAGACCAGTGTTGTTCAGTGGAACTCAATGATTGTGGGGTTCGCTAAAAATGGGTACGCAGACGACGCGTTTCGTTTGTTCGGCGAGATGAGGGAAGCAAACGTGGAGCCGGACGAGGTGACCTTCCTGGGGATTCTTACTGCGTGCAGCCACACGGGAAGAGTATCAGAAGGTCGGGAAGTATTTGAGATTATGACTAAACAATATGGAATGAGGCCAAGTTCGGAGCACTGTGCTTGCATGATCGACATTCTTGGAAGATCGGGCAATCTGGATGAAGCGTTAGAGTTGATTGAAAACCTGGAATTTGCACCGGGAGTTATGATGTGGTCCTCATTCCTGGCCGCTTGCAGAATGCACGGGGACGATGCGAGAGGGAAGGTTGCGGCTGAAAAGCTGATTGAATTGGAACCCGGGAGTTCGTCTCCTTATGTGTTGAAATCCCATTTGTATGCAGCATCGGAGAACTGGGAAGGGGTTAATTCGATCAGGAAGAGGATGAGAGAAAAAGGTGCAAGTAAGTTTCCGGGATACAGCAGGGTCAGCtctaaattctaa
- the LOC124924046 gene encoding cysteine-rich receptor-like protein kinase 2 has translation MRTPVEQFVIFIFIFTILVVLLPNTSEGDARVQTAQIICGNQLENNATIFVPNFVATMENISNQIRRVGYGVAVTGSGGVDTNYGLAQCYGDLSLLDCVLCYAEARTVLPQCYPHNGGRIFLDGCFMRSENYTFFHEYTGKEDRAVCGNKTRQTSAFQLSATQAVNQAVADATNGNGYGRAQVEVSGTLNQSAYVLADCWKSLNSNSCKACLENATHSILGCLPWSEGRAMNTGCFMRYSDVDFLNPVPLNPRTRRGRTVIIVVAAISSLVVLMTVALLGVNIWKRRIIEKKRKGSNDAEKLVKTLHDSDLNFKYSTLEKATESFAESNKLGQGGFGTVYKGVLQDGREIAVKRLFFNNRHRAADFYNEVNIISSAEHKNLVKLLGCSCSGPESLLVYEYLPNKSLDGFIFDSMKAKTFNWEKRFQIIIGTAEGLVYLHENSKARIIHRDIKASNILLDVRFRAKIADFGLARSFQEDKSHISTAIAGTLGYMAPEYLAHGQLTEKADVYSFGVLLLEIVTGKQNNKGNAADYTDSLVTMVWKHFQGGCVEEVIEANLMLKKQKNEAVKSEVLRVVHVGLLCAQEIPTLRPSMSKALQMLVNKDEVLPPPTTPPFTDETTMELNSFSDRQASPHMINPGDPNSSFATVSTVSFHPR, from the exons ATGAGGACACCGGTAGAGCAATTtgtcatcttcatcttcattttcACCATACTTGTAGTACTATTGCCCAATACATCGGAAGGTGATGCCAGGGTACAGACAGCGCAGATTATTTGCGGGAATCAACTGGAGAACAACGCCACTATCTTTGTCCCAAATTTTGTGGCAACCATGGAGAACATCAGTAACCAGATTAGGAGAGTTGGTTATGGTGTAGCTGTCACTGGCTCAGGTGGTGTCGACACTAATTATGGCCTTGCCCAGTGTTACGGTGACCTTTCTCTCCTAGATTGCGTCTTATGTTACGCCGAGGCTCGAACTGTTCTTCCCCAGTGTTATCCCCACAATGGTGGCCGCATTTTCCTTGACGGTTGCTTCATGAGATCTGAAAACTACACCTTCTTTCACGAGTATACAG gGAAGGAGGATAGAGCTGTGTGTGGGAACAAGACCAGGCAGACCTCTGCGTTTCAACTGTCTGCAACACAGGCTGTGAATCAAGCAGTTGCAGATGCAACAAATGGAAATGGGTATGGAAGAGCCCAGGTGGAAGTATCTGGGACATTAAACCAGTCTGCTTATGTTCTAGCTGATTGCTGGAAATCCCTCAACTCAAACTCTTGCAAGGCTTGTCTAGAAAATGCGACTCATTCTATTCTTGGGTGCCTTCCATGGTCAGAAGGGCGTGCGATGAACACAGGATGCTTTATGCGGTATTCTGATGTAGATTTCCTTAATCCCGTGCCTCTAAATCCAAGGACAAGAAGag GGCGCACAGTAATTATAGTGGTTGCGGCTATCAGTTCTTTGGTGGTTTTGATGACTGTGGCACTTCTTGGAGTTAATATCTGGAAGAGGAGAATAATAGAGAAGAAGAGGAAAG GTTCCAACGATGCAGAGAAATTAGTGAAGACACTTCATGACAGtgatttgaatttcaaatactCCACACTAGAGAAAGCCACGGAATCTTTTGCTGAGTCAAATAAGCTTGGACAAGGCGGATTCGGAACAGTTTACAAG GGAGTTCTACAAGATGGAAGAGAGATAGCTGTGAAACGTCTCTTCTTCAACAATAGACACAGAGCAGCAGATTTCTACAATGAAGTCAACATAATAAGTAGTGCAGAGCACAAAAACCTGGTGAAGCTGTTAGGTTGCAGCTGTTCTGGCCCTGAAAGTCTTCTTGTTTATGAGTACCTGCCCAACAAGAGTCTTGATGGTTTCATATTTG ACTCAATGAAGGCTAAAACATTTAACTGGGAGAAGAGATTCCAAATAATAATTGGAACGGCAGAAGGTTTGGTCTACCTTCATGAGAACAGCAAAGCCAGAATCATTCACAGAGATATAAAAGCAAGTAACATACTGTTGGATGTAAGGTTTCGTGCTAAAATTGCAGACTTTGGATTAGCCAGGTCCTTCCAAGAGGATAAAAGTCACATCAGCACTGCCATTGCAGGAACACT AGGATATATGGCTCCGGAGTACCTAGCCCATGGGCAGTTGACAGAGAAGGCTGACGTGTACAGCTTTGGTGTGCTGTTATTAGAGATTGTGACTGGCAAACAAAACAATAAGGGTAACGCTGCAGATTACACAGACAGTCTTGTCACAATG GTATGGAAGCATTTTCAAGGAGGGTGTGTAGAGGAAGTTATTGAGGCAAACTTGATGTTGAAGAAGCAGAAGAATGAAGCAGTGAAGAGTGAGGTGTTGAGAGTAGTGCACGTAGGTCTCCTATGTGCCCAAGAGATTCCAACATTGCGTCCATCAATGTCAAAGGCATTACAAATGCTGGTAAACAAGGATGAAGTACTACCTCCACCTACAACTCCACCTTTTACAGACGAGACAACCATGGAACTTAACAGCTTTTCGGACAGACAAGCTTCCCCACACATGATCAATCCTGGCGATCCCAATTCTTCGTTTGCCACTGTTTCTACTGTTTCCTTCCACCCAAggtga